One part of the Malus sylvestris chromosome 2, drMalSylv7.2, whole genome shotgun sequence genome encodes these proteins:
- the LOC126584896 gene encoding aspartic proteinase 36-like isoform X1, with protein MAAVLLGKLLIAVVLLMPHAVVLCSFPATLSLERAFPTNHKVEMSQLRARDRVRHGRMLQQSPSGVVSFPVGGTFNPYLVGLYFTSVKLGTPATEYYVQIDTGSDVLWVGCTSCNGCPQSTGLKIQLKDFDPSSSSTASLVSCSDKLCTLGQQTQDSLCDAQNKQCTYDFEYGDGSGTSGYYVSDLLLLDTAGGDQSGTSNSSAKIVFGCSTSATGVLQKTAAAVDGIFGFGQQELSVISQLSSQGLAPKVFSHCFRGDDTGGGILVLGEITEPNIVYSPLVQNQYVQQPHYNLNLKNIAVNGQILDIASSVFATSDTQGTIVDSGTTLAYLAENAYDPFVNAITSAVSQSVTPVTSQGEQCYIVTSSISTAFPQVSLNFDGNASMILRPEDYLLQQNSMNGDEVWCIGIAKNQGQQTVLGDLVLKDKIIVYDLANQRIGWAQYNCSQSVSVSTNTSTGTASVSPGSIDLSGSACNDPFKLITTSVMVFLVLTSIIHIVPSL; from the exons atggcggCAGTTTTGCTGGGCAAGCTTCTGATTGCCGTCGTGCTACTGATGCCGCATGCGGTGGTTCTGTGCAGTTTTCCCGCCACTCTATCTCTGGAGAGAGCTTTTCCAACAAATCACAAAGTGGAAATGAGTCAACTCAGAGCTCGAGATCGAGTCAGGCATGGAAGGATGTTACAGCAGTCGCCAAGTGGTGTCGTCAGTTTCCCTGTTGGAGGAACCTTCAATCCATACCTTGTCGG GCTTTATTTTACAAGCGTGAAATTGGGTACACCTGCAACAGAGTACTATGTGCAGATTGATACCGGAAGTGATGTTTTGTGGGTTGGCTGCACTTCCTGCAATGGCTGCCCCCAATCGACTGGACTCAAA ATCCAGCTGAAAGATTTTGATCCTAGTAGCTCCTCAACAGCCTCGTTGGTCTCTTGTTCGGATAAACTGTGTACCCTTGGACAGCAGACTCAAGATTCTCTATGTGATGCACAGAATAAGCAGTGTACTTACGATTTCGAATAcggagatggcagtggcacatCAGGCTACTATGTATCAGACTTGTTGCTTCTTGACACAGCCGGCGGTGATCAGTCTGGTACCTCAAACTCTTCAGCTAAAATTGTCTTTGG TTGTAGCACCTCAGCAACAGGGGTCTTGCAGAAAACAGCTGCAGCAGTTGATGGGATTTTTGGATTTGGGCAGCAGGAACTTTCCGTCATCTCCCAGCTGTCTTCACAGGGATTAGCACCAAAAGTATTTTCTCACTGCTTTAGAGGAGATGACACCGGTGGAGGGATTTTGGTTCTTGGCGAGATCACGGAACCAAACATAGTTTATAGCCCACTTGTCCAGAATCAGTATGTGCAACA GCCTCACTATAACTTAAATCTGAAGAACATTGCTGTTAATGGCCAAATACTGGACATTGCTTCATCAGTGTTTGCAACATCGGACACCCAAGGAACCATAGTTGACTCCGGAACAACTTTGGCATACCTTGCAGAAAATGCCTATGATCCTTTCGTCAACGCT ATAACAAGCGCTGTTTCACAATCCGTGACCCCTGTCACCTCTCAGGGAGAGCAGTGCTACATAGTCACTTCCAG CATCTCGACTGCATTTCCTCAAGTTAGCTTGAACTTTGATGGCAATGCATCCATGATTCTAAGACCCGAGGACTACCTTTTACAGCAGAACTCTATG AATGGTGATGAAGTATGGTGCATCGGCATCGCAAAAAATCAGGGTCAACAAACTGTATTAGGAG ACCTCGTCTTAAAAGACAAGATCATTGTGTATGATTTGGCGAATCAACGGATTGGTTGGGCTCAATATAACT GTTCACAGTCAGTCAGCGTTTCTACGAATACAAGTACCGGAACTGCATCTGTTAGTCCAGGGTCGATAGACCTTAGTGGTTCAGCTTGCAACGACCCCTTCAAGCTGATAACAACAAGCGTGATGGTTTTCCTTGTTCTCACGTCAATCATTCACATTGTCCCATCGCTGTAG
- the LOC126584687 gene encoding annexin D3-like, with product MRRFFGKKRTSSLPKQNASAGSSASEKGYKLMSGSMGSLKIPETVPPPDQDCQRLKKAFDGFGTDEDAVIWILGHRNASQRREIKDTYQQLYNKSLIDDLQSELSGDFRDVVILWTRDPPERDAKLARVVLTKKKKVVKHLKVLVEIACASSPNHLMAVRQVYSSLFDCSLEEDIASTISLPTRKLLVGLVTSYRYDKQLVDTGIANSEASRLHEAIETKQYDHDHVVWILSTRNFFQLRATFECYKQKYGHSIDQDIKSCGHGELESLLIAVYWCIASPAKYFAEVIKDSIVGLGTDEDSLNRAIVTRAEIDMIKIREEYSKMSKTSLVDDVIGDTSGDYKNFLLTLIGERL from the exons ATGCGGAGGTTCTTTGGTAAAAAGCGTACCTCGTCACTTCCCAAACAAAACGCTTCGGCTGGAAGCTCAGCTTCAGAGAAAGGTTACAAGCTGATGAGCGGATCAATGGGCAGTCTCAAAATACCAGAAACTGTTCCTCCTCCCGACCAAGACTGTCAAAGACTCAAAAAAGCCTTTGATG GATTTGGAACGGACGAGGATGCTGTGATATGGATATTAGGACACAGGAATGCAAGCCAAAGGAGGGAAATCAAAGACACTTACCAACAGCTTTACAATAAATCCCTCATCGATGATCTCCAATCGGAACTTTCGGGAGATTTCAGA GATGTGGTGATTTTGTGGACACGTGATCCTCCCGAAAGGGATGCAAAGTTGGCGAGAGTTGTActgacgaagaagaagaaagttgtAAAACACCTAAAAGTGTTGGTTGAGATAGCTTGCGCATCTTCTCCGAACCACTTGATGGCAGTGAGGCAGGTCTACAGTTCACTGTTTGATTGTTCACTTGAGGAGGACATTGCCTCAACCATTTCCCTCCCAACCAGAAAG CTTCTCGTTGGTTTAGTGACCTCCTACAGGTACGACAAACAGCTGGTGGATACAGGCATTGCCAATTCAGAGGCATCTAGATTACACGAAGCCATTGAAACAAAGCAATATGATCACGATCATGTTGTTTGGATACTCAGCACAAGGAACTTCTTCCAGCTCAGAGCAACATTTGAGTGCTACAAGCAAAAGTATGGACATTCCATTGACCAG GACATTAAGAGTTGTGGCCATGGAGAATTGGAATCTCTCTTGATAGCGGTATATTGGTGCATAGCATCACCTGCGAAATACTTTGCAGAG gtcatcaaagaTTCCATTGTCGGACTTGGGACGGATGAAGATTCTCTGAATAGAGCCATTGTCACCCGGGCTGAGATCGACATGATCAAAATCAGAGAGGAGTATTCAAAAATGTCAAAAACCAGCCTTGTCGATGACGTTATAGGTGACACATCAGGAGACTACAAAAACTTCTTGTTGACCTTGATTGGAGAAAGACTCTAA
- the LOC126614103 gene encoding annexin D4-like, translating into MALTPELQTLTKAFSGLGVDEKALVATLGKSHPEERQSFRKATPHFFKVDERSFERWDDHHVKLLKHEFLRFKNAVVLWTMHPWERDARLAKEALKKGPESYGILVEIACTRSSEELLGARKAYHSLFDHSIEEDVAYHIDGPEGKLLVALVSAYRYEGSKVKDDTAKSEAKTLVNAIQHADKRNPNEDDEVIRILSTRSKPHLKEVYKHYKEISGHNIDEDLDHAVRLKETVQCLCTPDKYFSKVLEVSLRTDVHKHSKKGLTRVIVTRADSDMREIKEEFKNHHGVSLVEKIEEMANGNYKDFLLTLLARGG; encoded by the exons ATGGCTCTTACTCCTGAGTTGCAAACTCTCACCAAGGCTTTCTCAG GACTTGGAGTTGATGAGAAGGCACTAGTAGCAACACTGGGAAAATCGCATCCTGAGGAAAGGCAATCCTTCAGGAAAGCAACTCCCCACTTTTTCAAGGTAGATGAACGTTCCTTTGAGCGCTGGGATGATCACCATGTCAAGCTTCTCAAGCATGAGTTCCTGCGTTTTAAG aatgcTGTGGTGCTATGGACAATGCATCCATGGGAAAGAGATGCTCGTTTGGCAAAGGAGGCCTTGAAAAAAGGTCCAGAATCATATGGTATTCTTGTTGAGATTGCATGCACTAGATCGTCCGAGGAGCTATTAGGAGCTAGGaaggcttaccattccctcttTGATCACTCCATTGAGGAAGATGTTGCCTACCACATTGATGGCCCTGAAGGCAAG CTCTTGGTTGCCCTTGTGAGTGCCTATAGGTATGAAGGATCAAAGGTTAAGGATGACACTGCAAAATCTGAGGCCAAAACACTTGTTAATGCCATTCAGCATGCCGATAAGAGGAATCCCAATGAAGATGATGAGGTGATCAGGATACTATCAACAAGGAGCAAGCCCCATCTCAAGGAAGTCTATAAACACTACAAGGAGATTTCTGGCCACAACATTGATGAG GATCTTGATCATGCTGTGAGGTTAAAAGAGACGGTGCAATGCCTATGTACTCCTGATAAATATTTCAGCAAG GTCTTGGAAGTTTCATTGAGAACTGATGTGCATAAGCATAGCAAAAAGGGATTGACCAGAGTAATTGTTACCCGAGCTGACTCGGACATGAGGGAGATCAAGGAGGAATTCAAGAACCACCACGGAGTCTCTTTAGTCGAGAAAATTGAAGAGATGGCTAATGGGAACTATAAGGATTTCCTACTCACCTTGCTTGCACGAGGAGGCTGA
- the LOC126584896 gene encoding aspartic proteinase 36-like isoform X2, with the protein MAAVLLGKLLIAVVLLMPHAVVLCSFPATLSLERAFPTNHKVEMSQLRARDRVRHGRMLQQSPSGVVSFPVGGTFNPYLVGLYFTSVKLGTPATEYYVQIDTGSDVLWVGCTSCNGCPQSTGLKIQLKDFDPSSSSTASLVSCSDKLCTLGQQTQDSLCDAQNKQCTYDFEYGDGSGTSGYYVSDLLLLDTAGGDQSGTSNSSAKIVFGCSTSATGVLQKTAAAVDGIFGFGQQELSVISQLSSQGLAPKVFSHCFRGDDTGGGILVLGEITEPNIVYSPLVQNQPHYNLNLKNIAVNGQILDIASSVFATSDTQGTIVDSGTTLAYLAENAYDPFVNAITSAVSQSVTPVTSQGEQCYIVTSSISTAFPQVSLNFDGNASMILRPEDYLLQQNSMNGDEVWCIGIAKNQGQQTVLGDLVLKDKIIVYDLANQRIGWAQYNCSQSVSVSTNTSTGTASVSPGSIDLSGSACNDPFKLITTSVMVFLVLTSIIHIVPSL; encoded by the exons atggcggCAGTTTTGCTGGGCAAGCTTCTGATTGCCGTCGTGCTACTGATGCCGCATGCGGTGGTTCTGTGCAGTTTTCCCGCCACTCTATCTCTGGAGAGAGCTTTTCCAACAAATCACAAAGTGGAAATGAGTCAACTCAGAGCTCGAGATCGAGTCAGGCATGGAAGGATGTTACAGCAGTCGCCAAGTGGTGTCGTCAGTTTCCCTGTTGGAGGAACCTTCAATCCATACCTTGTCGG GCTTTATTTTACAAGCGTGAAATTGGGTACACCTGCAACAGAGTACTATGTGCAGATTGATACCGGAAGTGATGTTTTGTGGGTTGGCTGCACTTCCTGCAATGGCTGCCCCCAATCGACTGGACTCAAA ATCCAGCTGAAAGATTTTGATCCTAGTAGCTCCTCAACAGCCTCGTTGGTCTCTTGTTCGGATAAACTGTGTACCCTTGGACAGCAGACTCAAGATTCTCTATGTGATGCACAGAATAAGCAGTGTACTTACGATTTCGAATAcggagatggcagtggcacatCAGGCTACTATGTATCAGACTTGTTGCTTCTTGACACAGCCGGCGGTGATCAGTCTGGTACCTCAAACTCTTCAGCTAAAATTGTCTTTGG TTGTAGCACCTCAGCAACAGGGGTCTTGCAGAAAACAGCTGCAGCAGTTGATGGGATTTTTGGATTTGGGCAGCAGGAACTTTCCGTCATCTCCCAGCTGTCTTCACAGGGATTAGCACCAAAAGTATTTTCTCACTGCTTTAGAGGAGATGACACCGGTGGAGGGATTTTGGTTCTTGGCGAGATCACGGAACCAAACATAGTTTATAGCCCACTTGTCCAGAATCA GCCTCACTATAACTTAAATCTGAAGAACATTGCTGTTAATGGCCAAATACTGGACATTGCTTCATCAGTGTTTGCAACATCGGACACCCAAGGAACCATAGTTGACTCCGGAACAACTTTGGCATACCTTGCAGAAAATGCCTATGATCCTTTCGTCAACGCT ATAACAAGCGCTGTTTCACAATCCGTGACCCCTGTCACCTCTCAGGGAGAGCAGTGCTACATAGTCACTTCCAG CATCTCGACTGCATTTCCTCAAGTTAGCTTGAACTTTGATGGCAATGCATCCATGATTCTAAGACCCGAGGACTACCTTTTACAGCAGAACTCTATG AATGGTGATGAAGTATGGTGCATCGGCATCGCAAAAAATCAGGGTCAACAAACTGTATTAGGAG ACCTCGTCTTAAAAGACAAGATCATTGTGTATGATTTGGCGAATCAACGGATTGGTTGGGCTCAATATAACT GTTCACAGTCAGTCAGCGTTTCTACGAATACAAGTACCGGAACTGCATCTGTTAGTCCAGGGTCGATAGACCTTAGTGGTTCAGCTTGCAACGACCCCTTCAAGCTGATAACAACAAGCGTGATGGTTTTCCTTGTTCTCACGTCAATCATTCACATTGTCCCATCGCTGTAG
- the LOC126614104 gene encoding uncharacterized protein LOC126614104, whose product MGDSGFSTSYFVTLSDDAIEHVLGCKIASEAWLILEDKYATVSKSRINMLKTEFQTLQRGSDSIDKFLSRLKSIRDQLLAAGEHISENDFIIVALAGLPKEYAIIRTVILACENTISLKEFLAQLLKTKRDIETMEHTLSNLMAAMYVQGSSSKVFPNQGCHAPIPTYVQDRHVTSPSIRISNIPHLRNMYQARSSLKLSSDFFCILY is encoded by the coding sequence ATGGGAGACAGTGGATTTAGCACTTCTTACTTTGTTACTTTGTCTGATGATGCTATTGAACATGTGCTTGGTTGCAAAATTGCTAGTGAGGCTTGGTTGATTCTTGAAGATAAATATGCCACTGTGTCCAAATCGAGAATTAATATGCTTAAGACAGAGTTTCAAACTCTCCAAAGGGGATCTGATAGCATTGACAAGTTTTTGTCTAGGCTTAAATCCATCAGGGATCAATTACTTGCTGCTGGAGAACACATTTCTGAGAATGATTTCATCATTGTCGCTCTAGCTGGTCTTCCCAAGGAATATGCTATTATCCGAACAGTCATCTTGGCTTGTGAAAATACAATCTCGTTGAAAGAATTTCTTGCTCAACTGTTGAAAACTAAAAGGGATATTGAGACTATGGAACATACTCTCTCTAATTTGATGGCTGCTATGTATGTTCAGGGTTCATCTTCAAAGGTTTTTCCTAATCAAGggtgtcacgccccgatcccgacatacgtccaggatcgacacgtgacgtcaccaagtatccgtatatctaacataccccaCCTCCGGAATATGTACCAAGCACGCTCAAGCCTCAAATtgagtagtgattttttttgtatactttat